The following proteins are encoded in a genomic region of Galbibacter sp. BG1:
- a CDS encoding DNRLRE domain-containing protein, with product MKTLLISFLLMTSISLVAQTTVLNPISDGFVNSKHPTNNYGSQSNYTIQPKASETREYFVKFDVSGISSTANSVTLDLYNTEWNNSVTNVVFAVQDVQSDSWSESSLTWNNRPSSSGNNLDSGTEANGGYTSFDVTNFVNNQINGDGVVSFYVYVDMYWGSNGVWDQRVDIHSKESSNPPKLTISNSDSSAPSTPGNLVASNITETSVDLSWSASTDNIGVTKYEVLKNSGWDQSVFGNPPSTSATVTGLTPRTTYIFYVKAADAAGNFSGNSSAITVKTAGTLSSYTQIREDNFENYADGTETIDYYYEQNCDVGPSCGTPCSSSPLKVSDNLSRCGSKSLRFTRSYEEKVLTGGSYCSARNEIGNYEDAFASYGDDVWIGFSVYIKDNYLQDKWSSENVHIFQFKNIDAGGGGNQYGSIITHKVDGVYKYDVAGYGDVSDVVLNQWTDIVVHLKYGTNNDGVIEVWIGDDYVKKTNVDFPEKQSCYVKFGTYSDVLKNTDPMHEVYYDEIKFGLAPDGGNYKNEVDCDCSQTGQSSQTIEKSNKNVLVYPNPSGGKVMHINNLEEKPNQISLYTFIGDEVPIEIDIIDQEKINLNINKEVSPGTYVLKLQYDGQKTVNKTIIIK from the coding sequence ATGAAAACTTTACTTATTTCTTTTTTACTCATGACAAGCATTTCGCTTGTTGCACAAACCACCGTTCTGAATCCGATTTCTGACGGATTTGTAAATAGCAAACACCCAACCAATAACTACGGAAGTCAGTCGAACTACACCATTCAACCTAAAGCTTCCGAGACACGCGAATATTTCGTTAAATTCGATGTTAGCGGAATAAGCTCAACAGCCAATAGTGTTACCCTTGATCTATATAACACCGAATGGAATAACAGTGTTACCAACGTTGTTTTTGCCGTGCAAGATGTACAAAGTGATTCTTGGAGCGAATCCAGTTTGACTTGGAACAATAGACCTTCATCCTCTGGCAATAATTTAGATTCGGGAACGGAAGCTAATGGAGGTTACACCTCTTTTGATGTCACCAATTTTGTAAACAACCAAATTAATGGAGACGGCGTAGTTTCCTTCTACGTTTACGTGGATATGTACTGGGGAAGTAATGGCGTTTGGGATCAACGAGTGGATATTCATTCAAAAGAAAGTTCGAATCCTCCTAAGCTAACAATCAGTAATTCAGATAGTTCAGCACCATCCACACCCGGAAATTTGGTAGCTTCCAATATTACTGAAACCTCTGTAGATTTAAGTTGGAGTGCATCCACAGATAATATTGGGGTCACAAAATATGAAGTTCTTAAAAATTCAGGTTGGGATCAATCTGTATTTGGCAATCCTCCATCTACTTCTGCAACCGTTACTGGCCTAACACCAAGGACAACCTATATTTTTTATGTTAAAGCCGCTGATGCAGCAGGAAACTTTTCTGGAAACAGCAGTGCAATTACGGTGAAAACTGCCGGAACTTTATCTTCTTACACCCAAATACGTGAGGACAATTTTGAAAATTATGCTGATGGAACCGAAACCATCGATTACTATTACGAGCAAAATTGTGATGTTGGTCCGAGCTGTGGAACACCATGCAGTTCGTCTCCTTTGAAGGTTTCTGATAATTTATCCAGATGCGGATCCAAATCCTTACGATTTACACGGTCTTATGAAGAAAAAGTACTTACCGGCGGAAGCTACTGCAGCGCAAGAAACGAAATAGGAAATTATGAAGATGCATTTGCGAGCTACGGCGATGATGTGTGGATTGGCTTTAGCGTTTACATAAAAGACAATTATTTGCAGGACAAATGGTCGAGTGAGAATGTTCATATTTTTCAGTTTAAAAACATAGACGCGGGAGGGGGCGGAAATCAGTACGGCTCTATTATTACCCATAAAGTGGATGGGGTTTATAAATACGATGTAGCCGGTTATGGCGATGTGTCGGATGTTGTCTTAAACCAGTGGACAGATATTGTAGTGCATTTAAAGTATGGAACCAACAACGATGGTGTAATTGAAGTTTGGATTGGGGACGATTATGTTAAAAAAACAAACGTAGATTTTCCTGAAAAACAAAGTTGCTATGTAAAATTTGGAACCTACAGCGATGTTCTAAAAAACACCGACCCCATGCATGAGGTTTATTATGATGAAATTAAATTTGGATTGGCTCCCGATGGCGGCAACTACAAAAATGAGGTAGATTGCGACTGTTCACAAACTGGTCAAAGCTCACAAACCATTGAAAAATCCAATAAGAATGTATTGGTATACCCTAATCCTTCTGGCGGAAAGGTTATGCATATTAACAACTTAGAAGAAAAACCAAACCAAATATCGCTTTATACCTTTATTGGCGATGAAGTACCCATTGAAATCGATATTATTGACCAAGAAAAAATAAATTTAAACATCAATAAGGAAGTGTCGCCAGGTACCTACGTATTGAAATTACAATATGACGGACAAAAAACCGTCAACAAGACCATTATTATTAAATAA
- a CDS encoding SusC/RagA family TonB-linked outer membrane protein: MLSLFVKASNLDMLSFQETVSGVVATVDGTPLPGVAVTLKGTSTGVVTDFDGNYQINVNSDNPTLVFSYIGFTTKEISVNNQTTINVTLQEDVSQLDEVVVVGYGTQKKSDITGAVSSVKSEDLVAYPVQNAEQALQGRVAGVNIQTNNGGEPGAPLKIRIRGGTSINAGSDPLIVVDGFVGAQMPPAEDIASMEVLKDASATAIYGSRGANGVIMVTTKKGKVGKVSIELNSSYSLQEVTNELDMLNAEQFAQYRSSYSSSYVQGPANTDWQDEIYRAGAIANHQVSVSGATEDVNYYVSGTFFDQEGVVLGSDLNRFSFLSNVNVQATDKLKVGMNLFGNRISKDGVPTQTGSGGTGQADVISSIYRFAPDLGIYDANGDLTINSLGDDIDNPFAVATLNVNERTSDLFRANLFAELEIFKGLSFKTTFGFNTGNTMEGRFVPSTLLAGAGVGGEANITTSKSTDIISENYLTYDRTFGNHALTILGGYSYQKNKNEFSYAASQGFVTDNVSYRNLSGGAVYLRPNSGLSEIELVSMFGRLNYGFDDRYLITFTARRDGSSNFSKNNKYAFFPSGALAWNMSNESFLENSNTISNWKWRGSYGLTGNQAIPAYGTLARFSEIYTVIGENIVNSVAVTDFANDNLKWETSYQLNVGVDLGFFGNRLNTSFDYYNIETKDLLFSRPLPEYSGLENPTQTQNIGSLVNKGFEIFISSKNILNENFTWTTDFNISKNTNEITKLPDGEDIIYSSAPGHFLQGESQILREGEPVGAFFGYIYDGVIQAGNNIPQGFENQPGGELLRDIAGRNADGEIIDTPDGMVNSDDKTIIGDPNPDFTGGLNNTFTYKGLDLNIFFQTAIGGDILDYTLLELGSGDSNATTEVLNAWTPTNTNTNVPSAAVREKRITSRYIYDGSYVRLKNVSLGYSLPSQVVERLGVQNLRFYISGQNLLTFTDYPGLDPETSYRSNGGQGANTNLGLAYGNYPNVRSFTLGMNLKF; the protein is encoded by the coding sequence ATGCTGTCATTATTCGTAAAAGCATCTAATCTCGACATGTTGTCGTTCCAAGAGACGGTATCTGGTGTTGTTGCCACAGTAGACGGAACTCCATTACCAGGAGTTGCGGTGACCTTGAAAGGGACCTCTACTGGTGTTGTTACCGATTTTGACGGGAACTATCAAATAAATGTAAATAGCGACAATCCGACCTTGGTATTCAGTTATATCGGTTTTACCACAAAAGAAATCTCCGTAAACAACCAAACAACCATTAATGTAACACTTCAAGAAGACGTATCCCAATTGGATGAAGTGGTTGTTGTAGGCTATGGAACACAGAAGAAAAGTGATATCACTGGCGCTGTATCTTCAGTTAAGTCGGAAGACCTTGTAGCATACCCTGTTCAAAATGCGGAACAAGCGTTACAAGGGCGTGTTGCCGGGGTGAATATTCAAACAAATAATGGTGGAGAGCCTGGTGCGCCCCTAAAAATAAGAATTCGTGGTGGTACGTCCATCAACGCTGGGAGCGATCCATTAATAGTTGTAGATGGTTTTGTTGGAGCCCAAATGCCTCCTGCGGAAGATATTGCTTCCATGGAAGTATTAAAAGACGCATCTGCTACCGCTATCTACGGTTCTCGTGGTGCAAACGGTGTAATTATGGTAACTACCAAGAAAGGAAAGGTAGGAAAAGTATCCATCGAACTAAACTCTTCTTACTCGCTTCAAGAAGTGACCAACGAGCTAGATATGCTAAACGCCGAACAATTCGCTCAATATAGAAGCTCTTACAGTTCTAGCTATGTGCAAGGTCCCGCCAATACCGACTGGCAAGATGAAATTTACAGAGCTGGTGCAATTGCCAACCACCAGGTATCTGTTTCTGGTGCCACTGAAGATGTAAATTATTACGTTTCTGGAACTTTTTTCGACCAAGAAGGGGTTGTGCTGGGTTCTGATTTAAATCGTTTTTCTTTCTTGAGTAACGTAAATGTTCAGGCAACCGATAAATTAAAAGTTGGGATGAATCTTTTCGGTAATAGAATTTCAAAAGATGGGGTTCCCACACAAACAGGAAGCGGAGGAACAGGACAGGCAGATGTTATTTCTTCCATTTATAGATTCGCACCAGATTTGGGCATCTATGATGCGAATGGTGACTTAACTATCAATTCTCTAGGTGATGACATCGACAACCCGTTTGCTGTTGCAACTTTGAATGTAAACGAAAGAACTTCCGATTTATTTAGAGCTAACCTTTTTGCTGAATTGGAAATCTTTAAAGGACTTTCCTTTAAAACTACTTTCGGTTTTAATACAGGAAATACTATGGAGGGAAGGTTTGTGCCTTCAACCCTATTGGCCGGTGCCGGTGTAGGCGGAGAAGCCAATATTACAACTAGCAAGTCAACAGATATTATTTCTGAAAATTATTTAACATACGACCGCACTTTCGGAAATCATGCTTTAACGATTTTAGGTGGTTATTCTTACCAAAAGAATAAAAATGAATTTTCCTATGCTGCATCACAAGGTTTCGTAACCGATAACGTTTCCTATAGAAATCTTTCTGGAGGTGCTGTGTACCTAAGACCTAATTCGGGATTAAGCGAAATCGAGTTGGTTTCTATGTTTGGGAGATTGAATTATGGTTTCGACGATCGCTATTTGATTACCTTTACAGCAAGACGCGATGGTTCGTCTAACTTCAGTAAAAACAACAAATACGCATTCTTTCCATCTGGAGCACTTGCTTGGAACATGAGCAATGAAAGCTTTTTGGAGAACAGCAACACGATTTCCAATTGGAAGTGGAGAGGTAGTTACGGATTAACCGGTAATCAAGCGATTCCTGCATACGGAACTTTGGCCAGATTTTCTGAAATCTATACCGTAATTGGCGAGAATATCGTGAACTCCGTAGCCGTTACAGATTTCGCAAATGATAATCTGAAATGGGAAACTTCTTACCAATTAAATGTTGGGGTAGACTTAGGCTTTTTCGGAAACCGATTAAACACTTCTTTTGATTACTACAATATTGAAACCAAAGATTTATTGTTCTCTAGACCGCTTCCTGAATACAGCGGATTGGAAAACCCTACACAAACACAAAACATCGGTTCTTTAGTAAATAAAGGGTTTGAAATCTTCATCAGCAGTAAAAACATCTTGAACGAAAACTTTACGTGGACGACAGATTTTAACATCTCCAAAAACACCAATGAAATTACCAAACTTCCAGATGGGGAAGATATCATTTATTCTTCTGCTCCAGGACACTTTTTACAAGGGGAGTCGCAAATTCTTAGAGAAGGAGAACCTGTTGGGGCATTCTTCGGTTACATTTACGATGGTGTAATTCAAGCTGGTAATAACATTCCACAAGGGTTTGAAAACCAACCTGGAGGTGAACTTCTAAGGGATATTGCTGGTAGAAATGCCGATGGGGAAATTATAGACACTCCAGATGGTATGGTAAATTCTGATGATAAAACTATCATTGGCGATCCAAATCCTGACTTTACAGGAGGTTTAAATAATACATTTACTTACAAAGGTTTGGATTTAAATATTTTCTTTCAAACAGCCATCGGAGGCGATATTTTGGACTATACGCTGTTAGAACTTGGTTCTGGGGATTCTAATGCTACTACGGAGGTTCTGAATGCTTGGACTCCGACAAACACCAACACCAATGTTCCTTCTGCGGCTGTTAGGGAAAAAAGGATTACATCCAGATACATCTACGACGGAAGCTATGTGCGACTTAAAAACGTATCCTTAGGCTACAGCCTTCCTTCTCAAGTTGTTGAACGTTTAGGGGTTCAAAACCTAAGATTTTACATCAGTGGTCAAAACTTGTTAACCTTTACCGATTATCCAGGTCTGGACCCAGAAACTAGCTATCGAAGCAACGGAGGTCAAGGAGCTAATACAAATTTAGGATTGGCCTACGGAAACTACCCGAATGTAAGGTCGTTTACTTTAGGAATGAACTTGAAGTTTTAA
- a CDS encoding RagB/SusD family nutrient uptake outer membrane protein: MKNIISTFIIGLLLIGCSDLEEEPVGLLSPNSFIKTPQDLQTAVNGSFGYMASEKYWGRKLSLSIMLRGDMVEIGDLGTPARRQDINNFTARDDNGMVTAFWPQSYAIIGAANQALDGAKQIDGEQAVINAIAAQANFSRAFAYYHLVRIFGDIPYIDEAVTDVKTIETISKTPEAEVYQNIIADLEFAKQWLPDTQPTRSLPSNATAMAYLASVYLTLGEHQKAYDEANAIITNAGKHNLGLEADFQDLFDAEKAGALKEPLFTINYIGQNSQGDLGDDLIIPLTAIREDEKGVPNGGWTVAVPSLKVFETWDEKDYRRSVSFDTIGVFNGNVEPYTRFAEFSDRGVNRPHIAKYSRFPGLTASNGRQSSHHYITMRYAEVLLIAAEALNQLQPGSSRAVDLVNQVRARARNKGGVMSNFPENLPSGLSQQALHDAIIEERRLELAFEFKRWYDIKRLQIGPSVFDANGLEPHSNFDEGRDYLFPLPGDELARNPNLLPNNPGY; this comes from the coding sequence ATGAAAAATATAATTTCAACATTCATCATAGGATTGCTTCTCATAGGTTGTTCCGACCTTGAGGAAGAGCCAGTAGGGCTACTGTCTCCCAATTCTTTTATAAAAACCCCACAGGATTTGCAAACTGCTGTTAACGGCAGCTTTGGGTACATGGCTTCCGAAAAATATTGGGGAAGAAAATTAAGCCTTTCCATCATGCTTCGCGGCGATATGGTGGAAATAGGAGACTTAGGAACTCCTGCTAGAAGACAGGATATTAATAATTTTACAGCGAGAGACGATAACGGAATGGTTACAGCCTTTTGGCCACAATCGTATGCCATTATTGGTGCTGCCAACCAAGCGCTGGACGGCGCAAAACAGATAGATGGCGAGCAAGCTGTTATAAATGCAATCGCTGCACAAGCGAATTTTTCCAGAGCTTTTGCTTATTACCATTTGGTGCGCATATTTGGGGACATTCCTTACATAGACGAAGCTGTTACAGACGTAAAGACTATAGAAACCATTTCCAAAACTCCGGAAGCAGAGGTGTATCAAAACATCATAGCTGATTTAGAGTTTGCAAAACAGTGGCTGCCAGATACCCAACCAACGCGCTCGTTGCCTTCCAACGCCACAGCAATGGCATACTTGGCCTCTGTGTATCTAACTTTGGGAGAACATCAAAAAGCGTATGATGAGGCCAATGCTATTATCACTAACGCAGGAAAACATAACCTAGGCCTGGAAGCTGACTTTCAAGATCTTTTTGATGCTGAAAAGGCGGGAGCTTTAAAAGAACCTTTATTTACTATTAATTATATCGGTCAAAATAGCCAAGGGGATTTAGGAGATGATTTAATTATACCATTAACCGCCATTCGGGAGGATGAAAAAGGAGTTCCTAATGGTGGATGGACTGTCGCCGTACCGAGTCTAAAAGTTTTTGAAACTTGGGATGAAAAGGATTATAGAAGATCTGTAAGTTTTGATACAATAGGGGTTTTCAATGGCAACGTTGAACCTTACACCCGCTTTGCCGAGTTTTCCGATCGTGGTGTTAACAGACCACATATTGCAAAATACTCCAGGTTTCCAGGGCTAACAGCTTCCAATGGGCGTCAATCTAGTCATCATTATATAACTATGCGTTATGCTGAAGTTTTATTAATTGCTGCGGAAGCTTTAAACCAATTACAGCCAGGAAGCAGTCGTGCCGTAGATTTGGTAAACCAAGTTCGAGCAAGGGCAAGAAACAAAGGTGGGGTAATGTCTAATTTTCCTGAAAATTTACCAAGCGGCTTGTCGCAACAAGCTCTACACGATGCCATCATTGAAGAGCGTAGGCTAGAATTGGCTTTCGAGTTTAAAAGATGGTACGATATTAAGCGATTGCAAATAGGTCCTTCAGTTTTTGATGCTAACGGATTGGAACCACATTCCAATTTTGATGAAGGAAGAGATTATCTATTCCCACTTCCAGGAGATGAACTTGCAAGAAATCCTAACTTATTACCAAATAACCCTGGTTATTAA
- a CDS encoding TonB-dependent receptor: protein MKLSVVCFLIFSFIASAQNNTAVISGTITSEGNPVPFASVYLKNGSQGTDANEYGIYRLEVPPGSHTLAVQFQGYRPQTKAITVVAGIDQTINFNIVEDALGLDQVVVSATRNNISKKEAPVIVNIVGPKLFQATQSISLADGLNYQPGVRVETNCQNCGFTQVRLNGLQGQYTQILVNSRPVFSALNGVYGLEQIPVSIIDRVEVVRSGGSALFGSNAIAGTVNVITKEPVYNTWDVNSNFALIDGSTPDRSVNLNGSIVSEDLTSGVTVFGMYRNRDAYDANGDGFSEITKLTNNSLGAKAFFRPNDNSRIGLDFTGIREYRRGGDRLDLAPQFTDVTEELDHNTVFTGADYEWFNDARTSDFTAYVSAQHTNRDSYYGGLGGGRTAADSIAANNAFGNTADFALVGGGKFSHHFKNDDVITSGIEYQLNDTEDTIAGYNRLVDQRVNNFGIYSQYEWKPTDKFTALLGARLDHVDVDGFYTIENVERSSQVSQTVLSPRFTILYDITEALQFRGGYARGFRAPQAFNEDLHISSVGGEQRFVILSEDLESEFSNAYTASFNFTKDFNKTQTNFLLEGFYTDLQNPFTIVSTGASLPNGAFLDESRNGTGAYVAGTNMELSVSPNSNLFFQAGMTFQKSIYKEAQILFEADGSNPEETSVSAKEFLRSPNLYGFLNSNWQINNALKLDLTGSYTGSMIVPHVVSESGFIELVDTDSFFDMTGKLTYHVDLKETFHMEVSGGVQNIFNSYQDDFDEGALRDSNYIYGPNRPRTFFIGLKFGDF from the coding sequence ATGAAATTATCTGTTGTTTGCTTTCTAATTTTCAGTTTTATTGCTTCGGCACAAAACAATACCGCTGTAATTTCGGGTACCATTACTTCTGAAGGCAACCCTGTACCTTTTGCTAGTGTATACCTAAAAAATGGTTCGCAAGGAACAGATGCCAATGAATACGGAATATATCGGCTCGAAGTTCCGCCGGGATCCCATACCTTGGCAGTTCAGTTTCAAGGCTACCGCCCCCAAACAAAAGCCATTACTGTAGTTGCAGGCATAGATCAAACCATTAACTTCAACATCGTAGAAGATGCTTTAGGGTTGGATCAGGTAGTAGTAAGCGCCACCCGAAACAACATCAGTAAAAAAGAAGCACCGGTTATTGTAAATATTGTAGGCCCAAAGCTTTTTCAGGCCACACAATCCATTTCTTTAGCCGATGGATTAAACTATCAACCTGGGGTGCGTGTGGAAACCAATTGTCAAAATTGTGGTTTTACGCAGGTTCGCCTTAATGGATTACAGGGTCAATACACACAAATACTTGTAAACAGTCGTCCTGTTTTTAGTGCACTTAATGGGGTATATGGATTAGAACAAATACCTGTAAGTATAATAGACCGGGTAGAAGTGGTGAGAAGTGGAGGTTCTGCGCTTTTTGGCTCTAATGCCATTGCTGGAACGGTGAATGTAATTACCAAGGAGCCTGTTTATAACACCTGGGATGTAAACTCAAACTTCGCCCTTATCGATGGAAGTACGCCAGATAGAAGTGTAAACCTAAATGGATCCATAGTTAGCGAGGATCTCACAAGTGGTGTTACAGTTTTTGGGATGTATCGAAACAGGGATGCCTACGATGCCAATGGCGATGGCTTTAGTGAGATTACAAAACTCACCAATAATTCCCTTGGCGCCAAAGCATTTTTCAGGCCTAATGACAATAGCAGGATTGGATTGGATTTTACCGGAATTCGTGAATATAGACGTGGTGGCGATAGATTGGACCTGGCCCCTCAGTTTACCGATGTTACCGAAGAATTAGACCATAATACAGTTTTCACAGGGGCCGACTACGAATGGTTCAACGATGCTCGTACCAGCGATTTCACCGCTTATGTTTCTGCACAACATACCAATAGAGATAGTTATTATGGCGGTTTAGGCGGAGGAAGAACGGCAGCAGATTCTATAGCGGCCAACAATGCTTTTGGAAACACTGCAGACTTTGCCTTGGTAGGAGGTGGAAAATTCTCCCATCATTTTAAAAACGATGACGTTATCACCTCTGGAATAGAATACCAGCTTAACGATACCGAAGATACCATTGCAGGTTACAACCGCTTGGTAGATCAAAGGGTAAATAATTTCGGAATCTATAGTCAATACGAATGGAAGCCCACCGATAAATTTACAGCACTTTTAGGCGCTAGGCTCGATCATGTCGATGTAGATGGGTTCTATACCATCGAGAACGTGGAACGTAGCTCACAAGTAAGCCAAACAGTATTGAGTCCGCGTTTTACTATTTTATACGATATTACCGAAGCACTTCAATTTAGGGGTGGATATGCAAGAGGTTTTCGAGCTCCACAGGCGTTTAACGAAGACCTGCACATCTCTTCCGTGGGCGGGGAACAACGTTTCGTTATTCTTTCCGAAGATCTGGAAAGTGAATTCTCAAATGCCTACACAGCCTCTTTTAATTTCACCAAGGATTTCAACAAAACACAAACCAATTTCTTGCTGGAAGGATTTTATACCGACCTTCAAAATCCTTTTACCATCGTGAGCACAGGCGCTTCCTTGCCCAACGGCGCTTTTTTAGATGAAAGCCGAAATGGCACCGGTGCGTACGTTGCGGGAACGAATATGGAATTGAGTGTGTCCCCAAATTCTAATCTATTTTTTCAAGCGGGAATGACTTTCCAAAAATCAATTTATAAGGAAGCCCAAATTTTATTTGAAGCGGATGGGTCCAATCCTGAAGAGACCAGTGTTAGCGCCAAAGAATTTTTAAGGTCTCCTAACCTTTACGGATTCTTAAACAGCAATTGGCAGATAAATAATGCTTTAAAATTAGACCTTACCGGAAGCTATACCGGCTCAATGATTGTACCGCACGTAGTAAGCGAATCCGGATTTATCGAACTCGTGGACACCGATTCTTTTTTTGATATGACAGGAAAACTCACCTACCATGTTGATCTCAAGGAAACGTTTCACATGGAAGTAAGCGGCGGCGTTCAAAATATCTTTAACAGCTATCAGGACGATTTTGATGAAGGTGCCCTCAGGGATTCCAACTATATTTATGGACCTAATCGCCCGAGAACATTTTTCATCGGACTCAAATTTGGGGATTTTTAA
- a CDS encoding glycoside hydrolase family 88 protein produces the protein MIKLVNYFLAGAVLVSALSCKQKWEIKEVASDEVTSLSSDSLLKVRYQKLLDYAPDSLAFPRSYSEEKGVRKVNSRDWTAGFFPGSLWKIYQLTNNPAYKKQAAVWTDFMEKEKYDTHIHDTGFKVFCSFGSGLQTEENEAYEDVVVQTAKTLSTRFNENVGCIRSWDFNAKEWEFPVIIDNMMNLELLFEATKISGDSSYYKIAEKHANTTLENHFRSDNSTYHVVVYDTINGSVKDKVTHQGFNDESAWARGQAWAIYGYTMTYRYTKDPKHLDIAKAVLDYYLNHDNLPKDRIPYWDFNDPDIPNAPRDVSAATIVASACLELHSYTESDIYLNYATKVLENLKSEEYLLNPEVEAPFVLKHSTGNWPKNDEIDEPINYGDYYFLEALVRQKGSPSPN, from the coding sequence ATGATCAAATTAGTAAACTATTTTTTAGCAGGCGCTGTACTCGTTTCAGCCTTAAGTTGTAAACAAAAATGGGAAATTAAAGAGGTAGCTTCAGATGAAGTTACCTCCCTTTCTTCTGATTCCTTACTGAAAGTACGATATCAAAAGTTATTGGACTATGCTCCCGATTCATTGGCTTTTCCAAGAAGTTATTCCGAAGAAAAAGGTGTCCGTAAGGTAAATTCAAGGGATTGGACTGCGGGATTTTTTCCTGGTAGTCTTTGGAAAATATATCAACTAACCAACAATCCGGCTTATAAAAAACAAGCCGCTGTTTGGACGGATTTCATGGAGAAGGAGAAATATGACACTCATATCCATGATACAGGTTTCAAAGTTTTTTGCAGTTTCGGAAGCGGACTACAAACGGAAGAGAATGAGGCTTACGAAGATGTAGTTGTCCAAACCGCTAAAACGCTAAGTACTCGTTTTAATGAAAATGTGGGTTGCATCCGTTCATGGGATTTTAACGCCAAAGAATGGGAGTTCCCTGTGATTATTGACAACATGATGAACCTCGAACTTTTGTTCGAAGCTACTAAAATTTCTGGGGACAGTAGCTACTATAAAATTGCTGAAAAGCATGCCAACACTACTCTAGAAAACCATTTTAGAAGCGACAACAGCACTTATCACGTGGTGGTTTATGACACCATAAACGGCTCTGTAAAAGACAAGGTAACACACCAAGGATTTAACGACGAGTCGGCTTGGGCGCGTGGACAAGCTTGGGCAATTTATGGGTACACCATGACGTACCGTTATACAAAAGATCCTAAACACTTAGATATTGCTAAAGCTGTATTGGATTACTACTTAAACCATGATAACCTTCCAAAAGATAGGATTCCCTATTGGGATTTTAACGACCCGGACATCCCGAATGCCCCTCGGGATGTATCGGCTGCTACGATTGTGGCCTCCGCTTGTTTAGAATTACATTCTTACACTGAAAGCGACATTTATTTAAACTATGCCACTAAGGTTTTAGAAAATTTAAAGAGCGAGGAATACCTATTAAATCCAGAAGTGGAAGCGCCTTTTGTTCTAAAACACAGCACAGGAAATTGGCCTAAAAACGATGAAATAGATGAACCTATAAATTACGGCGATTACTATTTCTTGGAGGCATTGGTTAGACAAAAAGGTTCCCCCAGCCCCAATTAA
- a CDS encoding thioredoxin family protein — protein sequence MKKSTFLSLIFIVITTVSLAQQKEEIHWKTFPALEEALKEEQKPVFIFFYADWCAYCKKIKRQVFTNPQVIEKLNTDYYAVMMDAESKERIAFDGKTFSNEQAKTQRNGIHEIPLLLASRNDIPFSLPATVILTKDFKVKKRVFEYYTSEEILEML from the coding sequence ATGAAAAAATCAACTTTTTTAAGCCTCATCTTCATTGTTATCACAACGGTTTCGTTGGCACAACAAAAGGAAGAAATCCACTGGAAAACATTTCCAGCACTTGAAGAGGCACTAAAAGAGGAGCAGAAACCAGTATTCATTTTCTTTTATGCCGATTGGTGTGCGTATTGTAAAAAGATAAAAAGGCAGGTCTTTACCAATCCTCAAGTAATTGAGAAACTCAATACCGATTATTACGCCGTAATGATGGATGCAGAGAGTAAAGAAAGGATTGCTTTTGACGGTAAAACATTTTCAAATGAACAGGCAAAAACCCAACGAAATGGTATTCATGAAATTCCGCTTTTGTTAGCATCGCGGAATGATATTCCATTTTCACTTCCTGCGACAGTTATTTTAACCAAAGATTTTAAGGTAAAAAAAAGGGTGTTTGAGTACTATACTTCCGAAGAAATTCTTGAAATGCTTTAG